The genomic region GTCATGAATACTTTTCCttgcttcaacttttttatacGACTTTGctacaaacatatataaattgaCTAATTCTCTTTTAAGATTACAAATACAGTAAAACCTGTTAAGTTGGGTACCCTTATTATTTGCACACTCAcacaaattggatttttttaagattaCAAGTACAGTAAAACCTGCTAAGTTGGGTACCCTTATAATTTGGACACTCACACAAATTGGATTGAATGTTCTGTATCGAAACAAATTAGTACTAAATGCCCATTTTCTTATTGCGAAAGCTGTAAACATCTATCTTGGAAGTTGGGCACACTTTttacgagtgcgccgactgtttgtttgatgacaggaggtacttcgctcaaattttaattaataggtATTAAATGCAATGCTTTTTatgttggaaaatttatttaactgcTATCGGCTGTGGTCAAATATTCGACCAATAATGATTATCACTGTAAGTATTTAATAGGTTATATCCAATTTCCATTGAACTTTACAATGTTTGTATGGAAGGTGCCACGTCCCCTTTCCATGCGTACCAATTTGCACCAAACGATAGGTATTGGCAATTTGAGTAACTGTATCAAATTGAATCATCTTAGCTTTTGTGGTTCCGGAGAAAACCgatttggaaatttcaatttatatgggAGGCACCAAGCCGGTTTTTTCAGTACCTACTATTTTTCACCGTATGTTCGGCATATATAATTTATGTAATCGTGCCAAGTTCAAATTTTCTAACTTAATTGGTTTTAGAGATATATTGATTTTCACATTTTGGTCTATAGGTCTGATGCCCTATATAGGAagttatttccttaaaattggtGCACGTTTCATTGAAATCGGGCGAACGGTACACTCAAAAAAGGGGTTAAAGGGGTTTTTTTAGTGTgacgtatttatgtatatcggtttgttttttgaaaacttaaaaagataaaaacagaaatattgctagaatgaatattttttattatagtctggtagataatttcatggtatttattttttcaatatgacATCCGGCATATGAccaccgcggctacgagttacatggtccattctaCGATCAATTGTGGCCATATGGCGTCAAGAGTGGCttgaatatttattacattAACTCGATTGCTAAGCGccttgtatggcaagttgcgtcgTCTTGTTAGAACCAGaggtcgtcgatgtttagctgattaatttttggtcaGCATGGCACGTTAGCACTTGCCATTTATCGTAACGACAGCTCCTTCCGCATTTCGAAGGAAATAAGGATGCCATTAGTGCtccatgaacttcgcgaacagattttttttttcaaagcaaattttcGCAGTTTGGAAGAGTTTTTCTGACGTTAAAAGTTTCATGATGCCTTGTCAAATcttactgaatagaaatgtgAACAcagccattctcagctgtcaaactaaggttatcgatatcgatagttcgcatgtagcttaaaaaacaccctatgcatgtaatgataataatacgttcacatatgcattgacaattgacaatcagctgtcaatactgctttgagaggcttttcttcatagaaattattttggtagaatattcggtgtttttggtttctttaattattattaacgatatgaagaaaatacaaggagaaggaatagctaatttaattgcgcaattggctgctaataataataaacagttggaggaaatccgtatgcgatgtttactgaggttgcaagaAAGTATGGCAGCAATGCGCATGGCATATTCTTTATTAcaatttataataagtaatttttctgtaaaatgaatccataattaataatatttaacaaacattttatcagaattatgtttacagacctattttctttgccggcatccatttcatttagtttttattttgatgtttctcctcacattcgtaataataattatcgataacacagaaaatacagggttgtatgtcaaaaagtataagtcgtgtgcacttcttttacaataacaaaaaactttgaaaatgaggagaattcatgccaaaaaagaactcggacatggaaattaattttactttaaaagccaataaaaataaaaattaatattttgtgagaAACCCTTTGGATTTAAGAACAGCTTTTAGTCGTTTCGGCCTTGACTCCACCAAATTTCTGCAAACGGCGGTATCAATTTTAGCCCATTCGTCCTTAAGAGCAGCTTCGAGgtcctttttgtttgaaattttgtgatttttgagtttattctcCAAATGCGCCCATAAATGCTCAATGACGTTTATATCAGGGGACTGTGGTGAAGTTTCGAGCACTTTCGGGCAGTTATATATCAACCACAAGCGAATATCAAACGCCTTATGCTTGGGGTCATTgtcttggtaaaaataaaattgttcctttataaccaatttttcagcactttgaattacatttctttttaaaattgaaagatattGCTTGTGATCCATTATGCCATCAACAAAACAAAGATTTCCGGGTCCGGAGGCGgacatacatccccaaaccatctcTGAACGGCCACCATGTTTAACAGTGGCACGCAGGTTTTTCTCTTTCAGCCCCTCATTTGGCTTCCTCCATACATACGACTGCCCATCTGATCTGAATATGTTGTATTTGCTTTCGTCGCAAAATATCACATATCAATATGGATTGCAGTCAATTTCAAGATGTTCTTTAACTTGTGTTGTAAGTTTTGGAGCACTTAAATGAGGATTTGCTCTGACTTGGTTTACTATCCACCGCTCGTTAGTGTCCGTAAAAAGCTTTGGCCGTCCtgttttcactttgttttctacagattttgtttctttaaagcGTTTTATGGTGTCACATACAGTTAATCGCGGTCGATTTACAAGTTTGACGATTTCACGCatggtttttccatttttatgttgctcaataattatttttcgcacTTCCACCGAAGTTTGGCCACGTTGTCAATTTTCTTGACACAATTTACTTCCAAAACTGTCGATCGTTCctcaattaattatatataatttaaaaaatgggatTCCCCCATTTAAACTGTCAGAAATTACGAAGTGATGCCagatgtccgagttcttttttggcgtgaattctcctcattttgaaagttttttgttattgtaaaagaagtgcacacgacttatcttatgtttttgttatttcttaaattatataaataaagcatttagaaatcgaaaaatattgtttcaaattgcctttattttagcagtgttttttatacaaagttttaactaaggtttgtccgagttctttattgagccgctgtatgtatttaaaattagaCACACGTAGATCTGAAAGTTGTGCAACTCAAATTGTTCGGAATTATTAAAGTGATGAAAAAATCACAGTGAAAGAATTATACAACTCAGGTGATAGTGAAGACAAGTACATTAAACTAGTAATCTGCATACTGCCAACGAAGCTTCgtcaattttgtattaaattcagTCACCTTTTTGACACCTTGGACTCTCGCATGAGTTGGACTGAATACTCTATACCGCCAGTGTACCACTTAGTCGCGTTTTACTGTAATATTTTGCGTGTTTATGCACACAATATTTGCTTCAGTCAAGCCTCTAAAGCTATcagacaataaataaaaattgcaataaaagctTTTGATAAGAAGATAGTTGCGTTCACAATTTCTACGCTCTCGTACCCACAGTATGATAACACATTTTGCTCAAGCCGCGGAACCAAATCTTTTTTTAGCTTATCTACACTTCTCAGTCTGCTACATAAAAAGACCACCAAACTGAATCGACGTGTTAATCAACTTCAGTATATGAACGACTGAGTTGTAAAGCAGTACATTTTTATAATGGTACGGACAAAGGCTGTGAATTCACATAAGCCTGCTTTTTTAGTATTCatatgcatactcgtatataaatatttacatatgtacatacataggtggTAAATAACTTAAGTTTGCATTTTTGATTTatacattttctgttttttgtttttatttgcaggcatccgAATCTTATCGCACAGAGTCAGACACATTTGGCGAACTGAAAGTTCCCGCTGACAAGTATTATGGCGCCCAGACTATGCGCTCCAAGATAAATTTTCCCATAGGTGGATCGACCGAGCGCATGCCGGTAAGCTCCTACAGTTTTGATTACTGTTAAAAGTTTTTtagctttaaatattttcatttggatTCTTTCAGCAACCGGTTATTCAAGCCAtgggaattttgaaaaaagccgCCGCTGAGGTGAATAAGGAGTTTGGCTTAGACGCCAAACTAAGTGATGCCATTTCGAAAGCTGCTGACGACGTTATATCTGGCAAATTGTATGAGGATCATTTTCCCTTGGTGATTTGGCAGACCGGTTCAGGCACACAAAGCAACATGAACGTGAATGAGGTGAGCGATGATATCGATTAAGCTCCGAAGCTACCGGTTGATTGATTGGCATTACTTACCTATGAGTACATTTCCGTTGCTGACATAACGAGTGTGATATTCGCATACATTTcttactttttcactttttaggtGATCAGCAACCGTGCCATTGAATTGTTGGGTGGTGAATTGGGCTCAAAGACTCCAGTTCATCCGAATGATCACGTGAACAAGTCGCAGAGTTCGAACGATACCTTCCCCACAGCTATTCACATTTCGGTCGCTCTAGAACTGAACAATAATCTGAAGCCGGCAATACAATTCTTGCACGATGCTCTTAAAGCTAAATCGGATGAATTCAAGGATATCATTAAAATTGGACGCACCCACACTATGGACGCAGTACCGCTGACTTTGGGTCAAGAGTTCAGTGCCTATGCTCAACAAATGGCATATGCGCTCGATCGCATCGATGCTGTTTTGCCGCGTGTTTATGAGTTGGCATTGGGCGGTACTGCTGTTGGTACTGGCCTGAACACGCGTATTGGTTTTGCGGAGAAATGTGCAGCGCGTATTGCTGAACTTACCAAACTCCCCTTCGTATCAGCTCCCAATAAGTTTGAAGCGTTAGCAGCGCGCGATTCTATGGTGGAGGTGCATGGTGTTTTGAATACGATCGCCGTTAGTCTTATGAAGATTGGCAATGATATTCGTTTTCTTGGCTCGGGTCCACGTTGCGGGTTGGGTGAGTTGATGCTGCCAGAGAACGAGCCGGGCAGTTCGATTATGCCTGGCAAGGTAAATCCAACGCAGTGCGAATCGCTCACCATGTTGTCGGCACAAGTGATGGGCAATCATGTAGCGGTCACAATAGGCGGTTCCAATGGACATTTCGAGTTGAACGTTTTCATGCCGCTGATTGTCTCGAATGTTTTGCGTTCCATACGCTTGCTATGTTAGTTCAACAAAGTATTTATTTGTAAGTAgatactaattttctttttttcttgtatttatctCAAAAGCTGATGGTTCCCGAACATTTACCTGCAATTGCGTTAATGGTATACAGGCAAACCGTGAACGTATTGGAAAAATCATGGCTGAATCATTGATGTTGGTCACCGCATTAAATCCACACATCGGCTACGACAAAGCTGCCAAAATTGCCAAGACTGCACATAAGAATGGCACCACATTAAAAGAGGAGGCCATCAAATTAGGCTACCTCACTGCCGAACAATTTGAGCAATGGGTTAAACCAGCAGAAATGTTGGGTCCAAAGTAAATCCATTGATATTAAATTGATAATTGTTTGTctacttaaattaaaatcgaTCAACGctgtgaaaagaaaaaactcaTGAACACATTGCAAAACCAGTTGGGAAATAATAAACATCTTCTCGAGTTTACTGGCGATTTTTACAATGGCGGAGtatagtacatattttttttattttagggtGCTACCGTAGGAATCATCACTGCAGAGGTTTGTGAGCCTAAGCCACCTCTCAGACGAGTCAAGAGTCAAAGGAAACTCTTCgaccgttcccacgacagtcggttctacataaTCGGAAGGACCCGGATTTACCAAGGACCCGaccaaggcggccgccgtagccgaatgggttggtgcgtgactaccattcggaattcacagagagaacgtagattcgaatctcggtgaaacaccaaaattaagaaaaacatttttctaatcgcTGTCGCTGttgtaggcaatggcaaacctccgagtgtatttctgccatgaaaaagctcctcataaaaaaaaaattttttgccgttcggaatcgggttaaaactgtaggtctctccatttgtggaacaacatcaagacgcacatcacaaataggagaaggggctcggccaaacacccaaaaagggtgtacgcgccaattatatatatataaggtctGTAATATGTATGGGAAATATTTATACTAATACAATAACAATATCTCTTCGACTACACCGACAAGATCCAGTACCAAATCCAACTGCAagtactggaccggacagtatataTCTCTTTCGCGGACAAACCACAAACGCCATTAAATTTGTGTATAAACATAGGGATAGGACGGCATTCCCCGTCATTAATTATTGCATCAAAATTTAGCACAAACATGGGACAAAACGTTAAAAGTCACAAAGACGGGTATTCCCGGTCTGCCCTATGTCATCAAGTTTTCATTATGAATGGGACAAGCACGGCTATATCCGCAAAACGCATCCCGTGGCTGTActgattgcagttgttgttgttgttgttgttgtagcagtacctttgccctgtccgtgtagcgtaatcaccggtcgtcttcgtctagctcatctaacggtaggcccaggaaactagttgtttcgacgggttgggtccagaggaagaggggtgttagacaagtgggtttaatggggcatgtcaaaaggtggttagtgtcgtgcggggtgccttcacatgctggacatatgtttagtatgtcggggtcgattctggataagtatgagtttaacctgctacaatatgcagaacgtaattgtgccaaggttacgccgGACTTTCGGGGAAGCCGGAGCCcttcgtctgcgattggtggtgattggactccgataacggcattcggggggtCGGGAGCctaagaaggtggtgagagtctcccgatgaatgtcgtttatggcctgccTGTGCACTGTTCAATCCAGTAGCTGTCTGTTGGTTTTGTCtgagatctcgtccgcgtagttgaaGAGacgtctcctgatgtgcctgggaggtggctcaggctcgagcaggtctctgcatgggtgaggcctgcggtaacaccctagcagaaactgtttACTGAGTAATTTATTATGCTCCTTAATAGGCAGCATTAGGGCCTCATCATGTAAATGTTGTATAGGTGACATcagaagacatcctgtcgcggtccttaatgcagtgttttggcgggcctgaagcttcgtccattgcgaatcactggttccaggcgaccagacaggcgcagcatagtttagaaccggtcggcttattgctttaaaagtcgacagcaacatttccttgtctttgccccaagtgctgccggcgagcgacttgagAACCTTGTTGTATgcgttgtatgcgctgagaaggagagcaagctgtcaaaggtgactcccaatattttggggttgttaaccgtCGGAATTTGTTGTaacttgacctcctttgtccaggtggtgaaaagggtcgccgtggatttagtgagggatagttgtaaattcctcgcagtgaagaagcgagaaaggctggcgaggtagtcgtttaccttagagcataggccatcaatgtcattgcccgacgtcattatcgtgcagtcgtctgcgtatgagaccagggagactccatctggtggctgggggagtttcgagatatagaagttgaaaagcaaggggGAAAAGACACCACActgcggtacgccttgctttattttcctctgtttacatgtttggtctcgaaatatcaccgacgaatgacgaccactcaggtagttcgcggtccacctcttcagccctggcgatagtgtcgactgtaaaatgtcatctagtaacgtggcgtggctgactgtcgaaagccttttttagatccaatgctactaggacagttctctcgcaggggcggttttggttgaggccgcggtttatctgggtgttaatgacggtgagtgctgtggtggtgctatgcactcttcGGAAGCCATACTGGGATGAGGCTGGGGTCAAgtgtttcgtaaagagtggAAAGAGGAGGTcctcaagagtcttcactactggggaaaggagagttattgGGCGATAAGACGCc from Anastrepha obliqua isolate idAnaObli1 chromosome 2, idAnaObli1_1.0, whole genome shotgun sequence harbors:
- the LOC129239511 gene encoding fumarate hydratase, mitochondrial-like isoform X4, with protein sequence MASESYRTESDTFGELKVPADKYYGAQTMRSKINFPIGGSTERMPQPVIQAMGILKKAAAEVNKEFGLDAKLSDAISKAADDVISGKLYEDHFPLVIWQTGSGTQSNMNVNEVISNRAIELLGGELGSKTPVHPNDHVNKSQSSNDTFPTAIHISVALELNNNLKPAIQFLHDALKAKSDEFKDIIKIGRTHTMDAVPLTLGQEFSAYAQQMAYALDRIDAVLPRVYELALGGTAVGTGLNTRIGFAEKCAARIAELTKLPFVSAPNKFEALAARDSMVEVHGVLNTIAVSLMKIGNDIRFLGSGPRCGLGELMLPENEPGSSIMPGKVNPTQCESLTMLSAQVMGNHVAVTIGGSNGHFELNVFMPLIVSNVLRSIRLLSDGSRTFTCNCVNGIQANRERIGKIMAESLMLVTALNPHIGYDKAAKIAKTAHKNGTTLKEEAIKLGYLTAEQFEQWVKPAEMLGPK
- the LOC129239511 gene encoding fumarate hydratase, mitochondrial-like isoform X3, coding for MASESYRTESDTFGELKVPADKYYGAQTMRSKINFPIGGSTERMPQPVIQAMGILKKAAAEVNKEFGLDAKLSDAISKAADDVISGKLYEDHFPLVIWQTGSGTQSNMNVNEVISNRAIELLGGELGSKTPVHPNDHVNKSQSSNDTFPTAIHISVALELNNNLKPAIQFLHDALKAKSDEFKDIIKIGRTHTMDAVPLTLGQEFSAYAQQMAYALDRIDAVLPRVYELALGGTAVGTGLNTRIGFAEKCAARIAELTKLPFVSAPNKFEALAARDSMVEVHGVLNTIAVSLMKIGNDIRFLGSGPRCGLGELMLPENEPGSSIMPGKVNPTQCESLTMLSAQVMGNHVAVTIGGSNGHFELNVFMPLIVSNVLRSIRLLSDGSRTFTCNCVNGIQANRERIGKIMAESLMLVTALNPHIGYDKAAKIAKTAHKNGTTLKEEAIKLGYLTAEQFEQWVKPAEMLGPK
- the LOC129239511 gene encoding fumarate hydratase, mitochondrial-like isoform X2, with product MEDTEDCDCPDEASESYRTESDTFGELKVPADKYYGAQTMRSKINFPIGGSTERMPQPVIQAMGILKKAAAEVNKEFGLDAKLSDAISKAADDVISGKLYEDHFPLVIWQTGSGTQSNMNVNEVISNRAIELLGGELGSKTPVHPNDHVNKSQSSNDTFPTAIHISVALELNNNLKPAIQFLHDALKAKSDEFKDIIKIGRTHTMDAVPLTLGQEFSAYAQQMAYALDRIDAVLPRVYELALGGTAVGTGLNTRIGFAEKCAARIAELTKLPFVSAPNKFEALAARDSMVEVHGVLNTIAVSLMKIGNDIRFLGSGPRCGLGELMLPENEPGSSIMPGKVNPTQCESLTMLSAQVMGNHVAVTIGGSNGHFELNVFMPLIVSNVLRSIRLLSDGSRTFTCNCVNGIQANRERIGKIMAESLMLVTALNPHIGYDKAAKIAKTAHKNGTTLKEEAIKLGYLTAEQFEQWVKPAEMLGPK
- the LOC129239511 gene encoding fumarate hydratase, mitochondrial-like isoform X1 — encoded protein: MVFQIVRCSPTLARNVQQLSRRHWAVKSLITRSLASESYRTESDTFGELKVPADKYYGAQTMRSKINFPIGGSTERMPQPVIQAMGILKKAAAEVNKEFGLDAKLSDAISKAADDVISGKLYEDHFPLVIWQTGSGTQSNMNVNEVISNRAIELLGGELGSKTPVHPNDHVNKSQSSNDTFPTAIHISVALELNNNLKPAIQFLHDALKAKSDEFKDIIKIGRTHTMDAVPLTLGQEFSAYAQQMAYALDRIDAVLPRVYELALGGTAVGTGLNTRIGFAEKCAARIAELTKLPFVSAPNKFEALAARDSMVEVHGVLNTIAVSLMKIGNDIRFLGSGPRCGLGELMLPENEPGSSIMPGKVNPTQCESLTMLSAQVMGNHVAVTIGGSNGHFELNVFMPLIVSNVLRSIRLLSDGSRTFTCNCVNGIQANRERIGKIMAESLMLVTALNPHIGYDKAAKIAKTAHKNGTTLKEEAIKLGYLTAEQFEQWVKPAEMLGPK